The segment GTCATTGAAaataatgtacatttaatttttgaatgtcaaaatgtagaacagatatgaaatattgttgagATGGTGCTTGAAATTGACATTCGGTGCAAACATTCTTCTAGGCTATGAAGATGATCTTAAAGTGCATTAATCTaactttgtgatttcaaatattGCTTTTTAgaacatacattgtaaatgatgttaagacttgaaaacaaaattgGAAGTGCACGTTAAACTAGACTGTTATAGAACACCTGTTCCTCGGTATTTGTTGTAGGGGGAGTGGTGGATTGTTACTGACTGTGATGCAGTTTCCCCTGCAACAATATCATGGCTATATGCATGGAACAAATATAgacacattgctggatccagctAATGCTCTATCAAGTCCCTATCGTGAAAGAGAAACTTTAAACGTATTgtaccacaacatatgccaaaagtggtgtaaatcaaacgtGGATTCTAAGTTTTTTAAAGGACTTTTAGCagatttgaaatcgcaaaacctttctcaaatcaacaacgtATGGCTTTTCGACACTTTCGCTAATTTaaagactacatgtacttattgactttttgacattatagacagttgcgTCTTCAATAGAAAAAGAATTTAATAAGAAggtattcatatctagtgatcaatcagtcaaaaaaatactttgtttaacaccactctgattccacacacaaatactctgaagttgatgaaaaggtgaacataacgaacagtgatcaatctcatatacaaaattaagagtagggcagaCATGGACCCCTCATTGACATTATCTTCTTAGTCTTTGGtcatcaggtcttccaacagtctattggaattccctGCATGGGCACGAATTGCGTTCCTTTATCAGATGACCTATTCTTATATTACGAGGAAGAATTCATTTatcttctacatgagaagaaaaaaatatcttgttgtgACCTTCagctcaacatttagatatcgacaacgttttatttattaacaataatcattctCATTCATTTATCaattcgatatacatgtatatcccaatggactcgaaataaaagacactacagaatCTTCCATATCGGCTTCactcttaaatattttattgaacattgaTGTTAACGGCAATTTAAGGACAAATAGGATggcttcagcttctccatcgtcaacttcccaaatttatgtagcaatattccattatcacctacatatgatgtttatatctctcaactgattcgatacgcaagaacttgttctgagGAAGGAACAGTAATCTtcttgttcgtgtcgttggtcactTTTTACTGCACATGCGTGAAAGTGAGGCACAGAAAAAGTTTGGATCCCAAATgaatttatcttattttctaGATGTTTTGGAGCATGTTTGGGTATTAACTAGTTTGTTGTGCATACTTTGAGATTTTAAATGAATGCTGAGACAGAAACTAATGAAATATCACCGAAAAAGAGAAAACGTATAAAATCTAAAGGTGAGCAGGCAAAATCTGAGAAGACGCAACCTAACACGGGAAACCCTTTGTGTAATTCAAATGATAATCAGATTATACGGAGGAGGTGCGGATCATATGGAGCGCATGGATGTTTTACACACTGTTAATCCAAACAGAGAGAAATAGGATATCCAGGAGAATACTGTTAGGAATCTGAGACTCGTATCTTGGAACTTTTACGGGGGTTTTGAGagtatatgattttttaaactaaatcaaaatgtatttcaGTTGGAGGATCTATTGCTTTAATAAGGAATTCATTATCTAAATATGTAACTGAATTTAAAAGAAGATGAATTCCATTTCCTTTGTACTCAAGTTTAATGAAAAGATTTATTAAGCCATACTATTGGGGGAAAAACCTTCTGTGTTTAAAGTAGTTCAGTTGTTTACTGTTAATAACTTGAAAGACATGTGTAAACTTGGAAAGTGTATGTATACACCTAGCATTGAAAGTCCGAGAAGAAAATGAGTGATTGTATTCACCGTCATGTGTATGTTGTATTGTCTGATATCAACAGTGTCATTAATGATTTAGGTAAACTGATGAGCTGTATAGCTGAAAGTTAATAAAAAACCGAATTGAAAAAATAGtgctttctttttctttttctctttgtGTGTGTTTTGCATCGTTCTTACACTGACAGGACCTAGATACCGCGGACTTAATCCAAAGGTTGTACAGAGTGCTGCTGGCGTGTCTGGACTGTATTCTGCAGTGAATCAAGTCCGATTCTACCTGTGTTACATCGATTGCCTATGGACAATGCTCGTCAGATAGGCTCTTGGACATACGAGTGCGCTTGGCAGATTTGGTACATCCGAATCGTCAGGGCTGTCTCACGTTACTATTTTCATCAATCATTGCAGCAAAGTTGACAGCAGCATTACATACCTTAATACTTTCCCCAGCATTCAGCAGCATTACATACCTTAATACTTTCCCCAGCATTCAGCAGCATTACATACCTTAATACTTTCCCAGCATTCAGCAGCATTACATACCTTAATACTTCCCCAGCATTCAGCAGCATTACATACCTTAATACTTTCCCCAGCATTCAACAGCATTACATGCTTTAATACTTTCCCCAGCATTTGAATTTGAGTGATATATGTATATGGAATCTGCTGCacacagattttttaaaatgtctcaaTTTTCTTTGGCCTTGATTAACATTTAGAAGCTGCTGCCCAAATCACTAGATATGACAAGATATCTAACGCTGGGCTGTTCGGTATAGCATGACAAGATATCTAACACTGGGCtattaaaagatataaaatgtaCCAAGTACATTATTACAATATTCACAGGTACTCTGTCTCATATCTGAGGCCCaatcatataatatattcattatCGACAGTTGAACATTAGAAAACAACGCACATCCTACCGGTATTCCTGGAAGGAATCTAACAATGTCGAATATAATGCAGATGGATTCTAGATTGAACACATGGATTTATTTAATTAATCCGGAAATTTTATTCAGTCTCGTACAATAAAAATCCCGAAAACGTTGTCCAGCCACCATTAATTGTGGTACCAGTGGCATGGAATTGACCGTGAACTTTGACCCAAACAGCGTCTCCAACTTCTAGCTCTGTGATAGCCATGTTGAATCCAGGGCCCCAGAAATCCATGTCGCCAGAGAATACATTGCAGAAATTAACCACATTGCGCACGATCATTACTTCTTCATATTTGCCCGCCGAAGTGAGTATGGAGGAGGAGAAAGCGTAGATCCCTTTGAGTGGTGCCGTGAACATCCCATTGTTTTTGTTGTAGGCATTTCCAGAATTGATAACCAGATAGTCGAAGAGAAATATGTCGTTGTCGAGTGGATTGGCGATGTTGTGTGTCAGTCGGACGGAGAATGCGATCGGATTAGGTGAAAGAACTACGGAGTTTACGAGAAAGCGTACTAAAGTAAAATCAAAACGTAATTATTTAGCTGATtgtcattaatacatgtaatataaagaGTTATGTAAGACATGAAATTGATTAAAGAGATCATGATCAACGCTGATCACTAGcgcacatactacatgtaatgtATTACGTTTGCATAAAACCTGTTTGGCATTTTAAATTCTTAATGAATAATTAACATACACGATTTAGCTCTTGCAGGACGCACGGTTTCTTCAGGATGGTCAACAGCGGCTTCGCCGTCCACATCACTGGTCGAGCTTTTTAGTTCCAGTTTTTCTTCATAAAGTTCATCAATTTTCTGCTTGGGACATGCGTTTTCATCCGATAATTCCTTTATTTTGGTCTGCATATGCTTCAGGTCAGCCTCCAAACGACTCTGGGCTCTTCTGAGGGAAACCACCTCTTCCCACAACAAACGGTTCTCCCTCTCTCCAGAGTAGACCGAGCTCTCATTTCTCCCCTCTTCCAACTCTTTCATTACATTTCGTATTTCCTGCGTTGTTAATTGACTTTTCACTGAtgagcacaaccaaaaaaaaaaaaaaaaaaaattagaccCAAGACTTTCATACCCAAATATGCATGACAAGTCTCAGCTTATGACTTGTGTGTAGTTGATAGTACCTGATCTCGTTATCTATAAGTTAAAGTATAATCTATTTCTGAAAATTATCATGGTAATTTTAGATTTTCTAAATGTCATCGAGTGTGTGTATGTAGATATACTTCAATATTAAAtagatttcagttttgaaatacatgaggATGTGAATTGCTACACTTCACGCCTGCGTACTCTATGaattgcttatatttacattctatttccATTTCTGTCTGAACAACAACCGTTAGAACatacgtactatatttatcaagattcatacacgcattgttcacaactgttgtgcattcatgaggaaatggctatcactagaaagatgtaaatatatcataggTATAAATATTGGacatgaaaatgttttgttttgtttttttttttgttttgttttttatacagATGTTTGataatacatattttcaatGCATATTTCATAAACCATGCAGTCATTTGCTATTTCGAATCTGATATATATCAACATTGTCAGTTGTGTATCCAGGATTTGTTAAAGGGGGAATAGGCTTTTGAGACGTTATATGTTACCTTTATGGGTCATTCTAGCTATACTTTAtgcttaatgaaataaataaataaaaaccaaCAACTGGCATGTTAATCTTAATGCacttgtttgtatatataatgttaagTCTTGTACATGTACGTTTGCGCTATTGTTTgactattttattattataaatttttttttggttacaaAAGGGGTGTGTGTGTCTAAATCCGTTACTGATTGTAATGTCATGCTGTGTGTGTCTAAATCCGTTactgattgtgatgtcattctGTGTGTGTCTAAATCCGTTACTGATTGTGATGTCATGCTGTGTGTGTCTAAATCCGTTactgattgtgatgtcattctGTGTGTGTCTAAATCCGTTACTGATTGTGATGTCATGCTGTGTGTGTCTAAATCCGTTactgattgtgatgtcattctGTGTGTGTCTAAATCCGTTACTGATTGTGGTGTCATTCTGTGTGTGTCTAAATCCGTTACTGATTGTAATGTCATGCTGTGTGTGTCTAAATCCGTTACTGATTGTAATGTCATGCTGTGTGTGTCTAAATCCGTTactgattgtgatgtcattctGTGTGTGTCTAAATCCGTTactgattgtgatgtcattctGTGTGTGTTGATGTCATTCTGGTGATATTGTGCATTTTGTTAATGTAGATAATATAACTCAACTACGAACGTGTTATGTATTTCACTGCAGTCATGTGAGGATCCGGGctagaaaaggtcctcagtaccccacccccggggatccgggatagaaaaggtcctcagtaccccttgattgtcgtagTAGGCAAATAAATGAGAtagtccttcggataagacagcaaaaaccgagacctcgtgtcacagcaggtgtagtacgataaagatccttccctgctcaaagatcGTAAGCGCCAGGCAAAGGCCTAAGTTTTACaggccttcaccggcagtggtgatgtctccatatgagtgaaatattctcgagagggacgtcatgaaacaatgtacatgtatatatcaaagtaATTCCGCtaggtttttttctttcaaaatttaataCTGATTTATTTTCAGCAAATATGCAAATATCATTGGTTCAATGAATTTATATACTCATTTATTCACTAAATGCAGAAACCCCGGCGTACGATAatgtgaaaaggtgaagataacgaacgaaTCTAATAACTTCTATGacgaatacaaaatttagagttgggcaaacacggacctctggatataccagaggtgtgatcatatgtctaggaggagtaagtatctcctgtcgactggtcacacccgccatgaaccctatacatgtgtcttgatcaggtaaacagagtaatccataatcaaaatcagagTTTAAATAACACGTCGGGCAACatttgacaggttgtattggcatacTAGATCGTTATACATAGTCGGAACCGCCCCTCCCAGTCTGTAGCACTTCTTTTACCTCCCGTAGGACACAACGCCGATATTTTCGCTTGAAGTTGTTTCTCAGCTTCTTTATGCGATTGGTcactttaccattccttattgcgatattcaactaataaccccccccccccatttcaaGTGTTCGGGAGCAAAGGAAAACATGGCTTTCGAAGCGAAGATTTTGACAAGTTACAAAACGTTCAGAGAGATGCTTTACAGCTTTTTAAtcagtttgttttgaaattaattttattcaaaatataaacatacctAACAACGTTTCTCTTTCCTCCTTCATCTGGTCCACTTTTGTGACCATCGATGCTTCTAATTTAAGAGGTATGTGTTTGTTAGATGGGGTATGTGTTTGTTAGAGGGTATGATTTTTGATAGAGGAATAGATAACACATTTTATATACACACTGTATTCCATCATTCAGTTTCATACAACAGATAACCGGAAAATGAAGTAAATCTGCTGTCAACCAAAACGCCCGCGTCGTGGTAAACATCATCTACCCTCACCCACACAGCATCTCCCACATTCAGTTCAATTGTGGCCATATTGAATCCTGGAGCCCAAAAGTCCTTGTCACCACTGTAAAGACCACAGAAAGCATTGCCATTGCGAACTATTTCTGCCTCTAGGTATTTGCCAGCCCCTGTGAGTAGGGAACCATAAAAGGCATAGATGCCTCTTACTGTGGATGTAAACATGCCGTTGTTTTTGTTGTAGGCATTACCAGAATTTGTAACGATATGGTCGAAAACAAAGGTCTGGCCGTCATTGGGGTCAACAATATTGGCGGAAATACTCGCGGTGAATGCTATCGGCGGACTCGCTGCTATCCCGGTGCTCGGTATCAATAACCGTTCAATGATATCTGTAAGGATAAAAGTTAAACcgtgaaaactattcaaaacaACGAAGTGCTCACCAAGAATGTCACGTACATTTCAGGACCTTTAAAATAGATACTCACTAGATCTGCGTCTGCGTTGATGGTTTTTGCTAAAGTCACTCCTGTCCGAGTTATTCCGGTGGCCAGAATCTATCTTTTCTGTCACGTGATGCGTATTTCTAAAGTGGGACATTTCTCTGTCCATCGCGACCATCTGCTCTTTCAGTTCCCTGTTTTCAGTCATTATGTCTTCGATGCGAgatttcatatcatttaattccGATTCCAATTTGGACAGAGTCTGTTTTAGAATAAGATTTTCGTTTGTCAGAAATGAGAAATCTTCCCTCAATGATGCACATCCTTTATCGACGTTATGGTCCGTAATATATTCTTCGATCAACCTTCTGAGTTCGTCTTTCGTTGATTCGCTTTTCGTCCATGGCAAAGATGAAACCGCGAGAAAAAACAGAAGTTTCATGTGGCGTGCCATTTCTACTCAGAAAATTAGTAGCACTGTCACAGATACTACAATGCTTTTTGGAGTATAATGCTTATCCAAGATCGAGCCCCGTGACACAAATGTGTTTATAAGTAACATTATCTACATGACACGTCTCTGTTGGTATCATGCGAGGAACCACAGTGTGAGacagttttatatatttacgtttccaatgtttttgcctttgatatctttacaaattgtaatgatgcCGATTTCCTCGTGGATGcattgcagttgtgaacaatgtgcgtatgaatcttaataaatatagtacgtctgtCTTAAGGTATTCATTGTATAACGAAAGAAGATCGAACAAATTTGAACGATTTAAATCAAGATAAAGTGTTAAGTGTTAAACAGTGATGAAAGTGAAATACctcaaattcacatgactggtaaatgatcaGAAGCTGACCAATTTGCACTTGAACcttttttgaagagttatcCACCCttgatgaaaataagaaaaatataatgttctaaaattatatgtagtatatgattaattttatttcatacttttataaaaacaaagttTATGCAACGttttaccaagagatttgtataaaaatacaatttctttcaaaaatattctaataaaacatgatttcccatatacttcaatctTAAATTCTAGATGAAATAAACCAAATAgttatcaaaattttgtaaattcctatggtggattatttttatttaatgaacCCTTCATAATGGtgccatgattacaaaaatcctACCATCCGTTTATTAGATCTGAAATAtgatcgttatacattgaataccttaagggcTGAAAATTCCGACAGGCACggaagtagaatgtaaatataaaaagtaaatatcattttttttaaatacttgaggatatgaactggaacgcacacttttcatgaagctCGTTAAATTATAATAGCGacgtgaagcgtcgcagttcatatcctcaaggggaacataaattccAAATTTCAGACCTCCTGGGGCCTTTGGGGCGGGttaaaaactgccaaaattgacaaattttcaaaaatcttctcgcATTGGTATCCATGGCAACACCAAAAGAAGACAAAGCGGCAAAAAATGCACTTcaagatgtgaccggtcgacaggggatgcttattcctcctaggcacctgatcccacctctggtacattcagcagggccgtaaattacatggaggcggaggaggcagctgcctcctccaacttttgagccaaaaaaaattaaaatttaaagttcattagaatttatgttgtttccaataactaagaacatgatacctcccttaaaaagcattccaaatctttcttttagaatgagttagtcaagtaacatcttagaaggccctagaatcaaggattttgcacgaaacgtgttcagtgtgcacaaaatgtgctcagcgtctgggggcccccagacccccgcctaatttcctgcctcctccaaattgaaggttaatttacggccctgttcagggctccgtgtttgcccaattctctattttgtattgcttataggagttatgagattgatcgctgttcgttatcttcacctttcattgtacatgtatatcaaaattccaTACATTGATTTGAAAGATTTCATAAAACCATATGTAAATTTTCTTTGGCAAATCTATTAGGATTTCTATGATACAAGTAAtgacacaagtaaactttatcctattcaaaacaaagtaaacaaaccgTGAAACATCGTCATGACACGCCAAGGGGAAGTCACAGGGgctaaatataaatatatttatggtatcacagggttcgggcccaaaacgggcttagcccctatGGGTGAAGTGATTATTTCAAGAAAACGAATCGGACATTCAAATTTGACCCATTCAAACTTACTGAACAGAGAACTTCAGCCTGAATGCATATTTAGTGACTGCCCATTAACTTTTACGCCCAAACGAAATAGACTTTTTAATAATGTttaatcaatgaaataattttatacaaatatCGACAATCGGGGAGAGTGTTGATATTCCGGACGGGTGTAATATTTCGGAAAGTCAAGAAAACAGCATTATATCTTGCATTACAATAGTTATTTGTTCTAAAGGACGAagaccatgtttatcaaaattcggcctaacgtccaaagtgaataattttttgttagaaatattctctAACATGTTCTTTTCCTGTAATGTACTGGTTTTTATATGTAAAGTTGGTGAAAGAACACAATTTTTAGgtttacattactagtataaatcctataatttgcgCTATTTTTTAAGATTGCGTCATACAACGTcgctatatattattagaagtggtaacgtattgtaaaacatgattatgcAATGAgtggtttaatatataataagatcttgaaaaaaaaaatgtctttccCAAATACGCAAGAAGGTTATtttaccagaggtaggatcaggtgcctaggaggagtaagcattccctgtcgaccggccacacccaccgtgagccctatatcttgatcaagttaacggagttatccgtagtcaaaataagtgtgccaagat is part of the Ostrea edulis chromosome 2, xbOstEdul1.1, whole genome shotgun sequence genome and harbors:
- the LOC125681675 gene encoding heavy metal-binding protein HIP-like, with the translated sequence MKELEEGRNESSVYSGERENRLLWEEVVSLRRAQSRLEADLKHMQTKIKELSDENACPKQKIDELYEEKLELKSSTSDVDGEAAVDHPEETVRPARAKSLRFLVNSVVLSPNPIAFSVRLTHNIANPLDNDIFLFDYLVINSGNAYNKNNGMFTAPLKGIYAFSSSILTSAGKYEEVMIVRNVVNFCNVFSGDMDFWGPGFNMAITELEVGDAVWVKVHGQFHATGTTINGGWTTFSGFLLYETE
- the LOC125681674 gene encoding uncharacterized protein LOC125681674; protein product: MARHMKLLFFLAVSSLPWTKSESTKDELRRLIEEYITDHNVDKGCASLREDFSFLTNENLILKQTLSKLESELNDMKSRIEDIMTENRELKEQMVAMDREMSHFRNTHHVTEKIDSGHRNNSDRSDFSKNHQRRRRSNIIERLLIPSTGIAASPPIAFTASISANIVDPNDGQTFVFDHIVTNSGNAYNKNNGMFTSTVRGIYAFYGSLLTGAGKYLEAEIVRNGNAFCGLYSGDKDFWAPGFNMATIELNVGDAVWVRVDDVYHDAGVLVDSRFTSFSGYLLYETE